In one Pyxidicoccus xibeiensis genomic region, the following are encoded:
- a CDS encoding Rieske (2Fe-2S) protein translates to MKVWTTPPDVRLLPVSALEDPGARNLVLQIGDAYFHGFLVRVGDEVHGYVDRCPHAGLPLAQKLDGYLTPDRSLIACSWHGALFQPKDGLCVGGPCAGARLTPWPVRVEDGVVFTA, encoded by the coding sequence GTGAAGGTCTGGACGACGCCGCCGGACGTGCGGCTGTTGCCGGTGTCCGCGCTCGAGGACCCTGGCGCGCGCAACCTGGTGCTGCAGATAGGCGACGCGTACTTCCACGGCTTCCTGGTGCGCGTGGGCGACGAGGTCCACGGCTACGTGGACCGCTGTCCCCATGCGGGCCTGCCGCTGGCGCAGAAGCTGGACGGGTACCTCACGCCGGACAGGTCGCTCATCGCCTGCTCCTGGCATGGCGCCCTCTTCCAGCCGAAGGACGGGCTGTGCGTGGGAGGCCCCTGCGCGGGCGCCCGGCTCACGCCCTGGCCCGTGCGGGTGGAGGACGGGGTGGTGTTCACCGCCTGA
- the holA gene encoding DNA polymerase III subunit delta, producing MSADIDDVLAEAKAGKVAPLYLLWGEEFLVRKGADELVKLLVPDAAMGLNLAVLDAGSPREVAQELATMPLFPGRKVVLVRDPEFLAPKKGKGDALGKAREAWKAGKRKEGARRLLALAARAGWGVEQLDPGKSGAPSVEQWKDELNVDLAEADLAFLKEAAAFCREERISAPEGDTSALVELIQKGVPPGHALVMAASEVDAKNPLVKLAHDKGHVVERKVAARHKDLDLSEIAKEFLAPFKKRLGPGALDELKERIGGNIRLLQSELEKLATYSEGPAIEKTDVAMLVHHAREEEFFELSEALQKRDFRGALHYAEDAMGQGTHALQLLGAVASIVRSLLESHEWLHRYAGGTPPRTAKDVEARVLPRLEAELKGTKRKMPNAWALTFSMKAAAGYERRELLGALVACAEADLALKSSASGKLVIERLLTTVCKGL from the coding sequence ATGAGCGCCGATATCGACGACGTGCTGGCGGAGGCGAAGGCGGGCAAGGTGGCGCCGCTCTACCTCCTGTGGGGCGAGGAGTTCCTGGTCCGCAAGGGGGCGGACGAGCTGGTGAAGCTGCTGGTGCCGGACGCGGCCATGGGGCTCAACCTGGCCGTGCTGGACGCGGGCAGTCCGCGCGAGGTGGCGCAGGAGCTGGCCACGATGCCGCTGTTCCCCGGGCGCAAGGTGGTCCTGGTGAGGGACCCGGAGTTCCTCGCGCCCAAGAAGGGCAAGGGGGACGCGCTGGGCAAGGCGCGCGAGGCGTGGAAGGCGGGCAAGCGGAAGGAGGGCGCGCGGCGACTGCTGGCGCTCGCGGCGCGCGCGGGCTGGGGCGTGGAGCAGCTGGACCCGGGCAAGTCCGGCGCTCCGTCCGTGGAGCAGTGGAAGGACGAGCTCAACGTGGACCTGGCGGAGGCGGACCTCGCCTTCCTCAAGGAGGCCGCCGCCTTCTGCCGCGAGGAGCGCATCTCCGCGCCCGAAGGGGACACCTCCGCGCTGGTGGAGCTCATCCAGAAGGGTGTGCCGCCCGGCCATGCGCTGGTGATGGCGGCCTCTGAAGTCGACGCCAAGAATCCGCTGGTGAAGCTGGCCCATGACAAGGGGCACGTCGTCGAGCGCAAGGTGGCCGCGCGCCACAAGGACCTGGACCTCTCCGAAATCGCGAAGGAGTTCCTGGCGCCCTTCAAGAAGCGGCTGGGCCCCGGCGCGCTGGACGAGCTCAAGGAGCGCATCGGCGGCAACATCCGCCTGCTCCAGTCGGAGCTGGAGAAGCTGGCCACCTACTCGGAGGGGCCCGCGATTGAAAAGACGGACGTGGCGATGCTGGTCCACCACGCCCGCGAGGAGGAGTTCTTCGAGCTGTCCGAGGCCCTGCAGAAGCGCGACTTCCGGGGCGCGCTGCACTACGCGGAGGACGCGATGGGGCAGGGCACCCACGCGCTGCAGTTGCTGGGCGCGGTGGCGTCCATCGTGAGAAGCCTGCTGGAGAGCCACGAGTGGCTGCACCGCTACGCGGGCGGCACCCCGCCGCGCACGGCGAAGGACGTGGAGGCGCGCGTGCTGCCCCGGCTGGAGGCGGAGCTGAAGGGCACCAAGCGGAAGATGCCCAATGCCTGGGCGCTCACCTTCAGCATGAAGGCCGCCGCCGGCTACGAGCGCCGGGAGCTGCTGGGCGCGCTGGTGGCGTGCGCGGAGGCGGACCTGGCCCTCAAGTCCTCGGCCAGCGGGAAGCTGGTCATCGAGCGGCTGCTGACCACGGTGTGCAAGGGCCTCTGA
- a CDS encoding NRDE family protein: MCTIVIIRQVHPEWPLVLAANRDEFYARPATGPQVLLESPRAVGGRDVERGGTWMGITNEGVFVGLTNQRGGRSQGPAPRSRGEVVLKALAAGSVEAIDRYLDTLPGDEFLPFNLLYGDARVLRAAYARRGSRQLRREDVPPGIHVLPNDMLNAPGIPKVERARLLAAEVAHRPWPELEAGLKALLADPTLPALEQLPPLADGEDLPRDFLQRLQALCIHTPLYGTRSSSIVALAPGRVGHYLASDAPPCEGPWRDVTGLLAPTG; this comes from the coding sequence ATGTGCACCATCGTCATCATTCGCCAGGTCCACCCTGAATGGCCGCTGGTGCTCGCGGCCAACCGGGACGAGTTCTACGCCCGCCCCGCCACCGGTCCCCAGGTCCTCCTGGAGTCCCCTCGCGCCGTCGGGGGACGGGACGTGGAGCGTGGCGGCACGTGGATGGGTATAACCAACGAGGGAGTGTTCGTTGGACTGACAAACCAGCGCGGTGGGCGAAGCCAGGGCCCGGCCCCCCGCTCGCGGGGCGAGGTCGTGCTCAAGGCCCTGGCGGCGGGGAGCGTGGAGGCCATCGACCGCTACCTGGACACCCTCCCCGGCGACGAGTTCCTCCCCTTCAACCTCCTCTACGGGGACGCCCGGGTGCTGCGAGCGGCGTACGCCCGCCGGGGGAGCAGGCAGCTGAGACGGGAAGACGTCCCGCCCGGCATCCACGTGCTGCCCAACGACATGCTGAACGCGCCCGGGATACCCAAGGTGGAGCGGGCCCGGCTGCTGGCGGCGGAGGTGGCCCACCGGCCCTGGCCGGAGCTGGAGGCGGGGCTGAAGGCCCTGCTGGCCGACCCCACCCTGCCGGCACTGGAGCAACTGCCCCCGCTGGCAGACGGAGAGGACCTGCCGCGCGACTTCCTCCAGCGGCTCCAGGCGCTGTGCATCCACACGCCCCTGTATGGCACGCGCTCGTCCAGCATCGTCGCGCTCGCGCCCGGGCGCGTGGGCCACTACCTGGCCTCGGACGCGCCCCCCTGCGAGGGCCCGTGGCGCGACGTCACCGGACTGCTCGCGCCCACCGGCTGA
- a CDS encoding MATE family efflux transporter codes for MEVAAPSPSPHDTHAQPHLGLFRLTWPIFLELLLFMMMGTADTLMLSGVSDDAVSAVGVVNQYVFICILIMEVIGNGAAIVVAQYLGARRTEEAARIAALSITLNLGLGLAVSAGLLLFGDRILGGMNLQGPVLAHARTYLHVVGGFLFLQALINVFASLIRTYGFTKESMFVSLGMNVLHVAGNAVLIFGHLGLPALGVAGAAVSTVVSRAVALGVFVWVLYRVMPVRMVLRDYVTLSKDYVRKILKVGLPSAFEQLTYQACQTVFLYYVTFLGPVALASRQYAHSISQYVFLGSLAIGMGTAIVVGRLVGAHRADEAYRRALQSLKWGLALTVGVDVAVILVRERLVSLFTDNGDILRVTSQVIVLGLLLETGRAFNLVLINALRAAGDATFTVYMGILSMVCMSLPLGYYLVFKLDLGLGGVWLAVAADEWVRGITMWLRWRSRAWEQQSLVAPSEPVAPPATALGA; via the coding sequence ATGGAAGTCGCAGCACCGTCGCCCTCGCCGCACGACACACACGCGCAACCGCACCTGGGGCTGTTCCGGCTGACGTGGCCCATCTTCCTGGAGCTGCTGCTCTTCATGATGATGGGGACCGCGGACACGCTGATGCTCAGCGGCGTGTCGGATGACGCCGTCTCCGCGGTGGGCGTCGTCAACCAGTATGTCTTCATCTGCATCCTCATCATGGAGGTCATCGGCAACGGCGCGGCCATCGTCGTCGCCCAGTACCTCGGCGCCCGGCGCACGGAGGAGGCGGCGCGCATCGCCGCGCTCTCAATCACCCTGAACCTGGGCCTGGGCCTCGCCGTCAGCGCGGGCCTGCTGCTGTTCGGGGACCGCATCCTCGGCGGGATGAACCTCCAGGGCCCGGTGCTCGCGCACGCGCGCACGTACCTGCACGTCGTGGGCGGGTTCCTCTTCCTCCAGGCGCTCATCAACGTCTTCGCCAGCCTCATCCGCACGTATGGCTTTACCAAGGAGTCGATGTTCGTCTCCCTGGGGATGAACGTGCTGCACGTGGCCGGCAATGCCGTGCTCATCTTCGGCCACCTGGGCCTGCCGGCGCTGGGCGTGGCTGGCGCCGCCGTCTCCACCGTGGTCAGCCGCGCCGTCGCGCTCGGCGTCTTCGTCTGGGTGCTCTACCGCGTCATGCCCGTCCGGATGGTGCTCCGCGACTACGTGACGCTGTCGAAGGACTACGTCCGCAAGATTCTCAAGGTGGGCCTGCCCTCCGCCTTCGAGCAGCTCACCTACCAGGCCTGCCAGACGGTGTTCCTGTACTACGTCACCTTCCTCGGCCCCGTCGCCCTGGCCTCGCGGCAGTACGCGCACTCCATCTCCCAGTATGTCTTCCTGGGCAGCCTGGCCATCGGCATGGGCACCGCCATCGTCGTGGGGCGGCTGGTGGGCGCCCACCGCGCGGACGAGGCGTACCGCCGCGCCCTGCAGAGCCTGAAGTGGGGCCTGGCCCTCACCGTCGGGGTGGACGTGGCCGTCATCCTCGTGCGCGAGCGGCTCGTCAGCCTGTTCACCGACAATGGCGACATCCTCCGCGTGACGTCCCAGGTCATCGTCCTGGGCCTCCTCCTGGAGACGGGCCGGGCCTTCAACCTCGTCCTCATCAACGCGCTGCGGGCCGCCGGTGACGCCACCTTCACCGTCTACATGGGCATCCTGTCCATGGTCTGCATGAGCCTGCCCCTGGGCTACTACCTCGTCTTCAAGCTCGACCTCGGGCTGGGCGGCGTGTGGCTCGCCGTCGCCGCCGACGAGTGGGTGCGCGGCATCACCATGTGGCTCCGCTGGCGCAGCCGCGCCTGGGAACAGCAGTCCCTCGTGGCCCCCTCCGAGCCCGTGGCACCGCCCGCCACCGCGCTCGGCGCCTGA
- a CDS encoding mechanosensitive ion channel family protein, translated as MLPFLQSNLSLAVGALLVLVLLAVRTGTGDKDLKRDLNGAIRLLVAFLVLRLTAWALPEATPQALLTTVRVGWMLTAAFGLIRTGVAFGLKLMRLRAASVAPPKILRDVIDFTLYTLAAVPILKTQLSLDLTGLVATSAVLSVVMGLALQETLGNLFAGLSLQLDRPFEVGDFIRIGSHSGRVVYIGWRSIRLSTFRREIITLPNSMVAKELVQNFSQDQEPVGVDVEIRLSHDAPPNQVKTALLEVMREIPQILVEPPPMSRTLAYDESAIRYMVRFFLADYGLADAVKEDLHTRLWYRLRRENIEIPYAQRTVHVRQQVARTELSEDTVRGLLRAVDVFQPLGTEDLDRLRQEVLVRRFGKGERIIQEGDEGRTFYVLASGEVSVRAGKAQAEVTRLGRGGFFGEMSLLTGERRSATVVAVEDSLLLEVDRPTFARLFEQYPGLARQLSALLAQRRTQLRALAQASGGGADAIPAEVGRILGRLRQIFGLSATE; from the coding sequence TTGCTTCCCTTCCTCCAGAGCAATCTGTCCCTGGCCGTGGGCGCGTTGCTGGTGCTGGTGCTGCTGGCCGTGCGCACCGGTACGGGCGACAAGGACCTGAAGAGGGACCTGAACGGGGCCATCCGGCTGCTGGTCGCCTTCCTGGTGCTGCGGCTGACGGCCTGGGCGCTGCCGGAGGCGACGCCCCAGGCGCTGCTGACGACCGTCCGCGTCGGCTGGATGCTGACGGCCGCCTTCGGGCTCATCCGCACGGGCGTGGCCTTCGGGCTGAAGCTGATGCGGCTGCGGGCCGCGTCGGTGGCGCCGCCCAAGATTCTCCGGGACGTCATCGACTTCACGCTGTACACGCTGGCGGCCGTCCCCATCCTCAAGACGCAGCTCTCCCTGGACCTCACGGGCCTGGTGGCGACGTCCGCGGTGCTGTCGGTGGTGATGGGCCTGGCGCTCCAGGAGACGCTGGGCAACCTCTTCGCGGGGCTGTCGCTGCAGCTCGACAGGCCCTTCGAGGTCGGCGACTTCATCCGCATCGGCAGCCACTCCGGGCGGGTGGTGTACATCGGCTGGCGCTCCATCCGGCTGTCCACGTTCCGGCGCGAAATCATCACCCTGCCCAACAGCATGGTGGCCAAGGAGCTGGTGCAGAACTTCTCCCAGGACCAGGAGCCGGTGGGCGTGGACGTCGAAATCCGCCTGTCGCACGACGCGCCGCCCAACCAGGTGAAGACGGCGCTGCTCGAGGTCATGCGGGAGATTCCGCAGATTCTCGTGGAGCCGCCGCCCATGTCGCGCACGCTGGCGTACGACGAGTCCGCCATCCGCTACATGGTGCGCTTCTTCCTGGCGGACTACGGGCTGGCGGACGCGGTGAAGGAGGACCTGCACACCCGGCTCTGGTACCGGCTGCGGCGGGAGAACATCGAGATTCCGTACGCGCAGCGCACGGTGCACGTGCGGCAGCAGGTGGCGCGCACGGAGCTGTCCGAGGACACGGTGCGCGGCCTGCTGCGCGCGGTGGACGTCTTCCAGCCCCTGGGCACCGAGGACCTGGACCGGCTGCGCCAGGAGGTGCTGGTGCGGCGCTTCGGCAAGGGCGAGCGCATCATCCAGGAGGGCGACGAGGGCAGGACGTTCTACGTGCTCGCGTCCGGCGAGGTCAGCGTGCGCGCCGGCAAGGCCCAGGCGGAGGTGACGCGGCTGGGGCGCGGCGGCTTCTTCGGGGAGATGTCGCTGCTGACGGGCGAGCGGCGCTCGGCCACGGTGGTGGCGGTGGAGGACTCGCTGCTGCTGGAGGTGGACCGACCCACCTTCGCGCGCCTGTTCGAGCAGTACCCCGGGCTGGCGCGGCAGCTGTCCGCACTGCTCGCCCAGCGCAGGACGCAGCTTCGCGCCCTGGCCCAGGCCAGCGGCGGCGGCGCGGACGCCATCCCCGCCGAGGTGGGCCGCATCCTCGGAAGGCTGCGGCAGATTTTCGGACTCAGCGCCACGGAGTGA
- a CDS encoding S8 family serine peptidase, whose translation MRTPFSWLTDPLRPLALSILGTSLLAPLPVFAADKSSADARPAEEMLATRTSALAPARVVDLGRSTPAEDGPSRGIAPVSHGRYALTTSEGLTFHRTDRPVRGLRTIDVSGSSLQLYTWDEQQADGTQKSHYAFSRGGLLPVGRVQETTYQVRLQESQFDPLRTPEPLRTGILSADAGNQLHLVQFLAAPMPEFREAIEAAGGKVLRFLTDHTYLVEMNRDVKSRVAQLGYVRWIGDYHPEYRLERELRDSLMGVAPRLPETQRYSIMLGEGGRGRQDAVARLVERVGGKVALIEDGGLRVEATLTQEQLQQVVRANEVQFIDRWGGPGETDMNAVRELGGANHLETLKGWTGQGVRGEIFDTELLPTHQEWPHTPIIHSTGTTGGLHGTSVYSNIFGRGTVANARGMIPSGQGIFFRYNESSQFGGAISRYTINQELTDPNGPYRAVFQTSSVGSALTTSYTTISAEVDDYLFKHPILSTQSQSNAGSRSSRPQAWAKNIVSVGAFYHNDTVSRTDDVWSFSGSIGPAADGRIKPDLSYFYDMIHSATGSGNANYTEFGGTSSATPQTAGHFGLLFQMWHNGVWSGHGGGADVFASRPQMATAKALMINMAHRYNWLAGGSNADIDRNKQGWGTSDVKRLLDRASVTSIINETDVLAPLGVKGYNVSVAAGQTELNVTMVYTDPMGTVGAAQARINDLSLRVTSPSGVVYWGNNGLTAGNTSTSGGVSNKVDTVENVFLANPQAGIWRVDVFADELVQDARLETPGVVDADYGLVVSGGRIIAGDPEMTLPSYGSTFTSPTLTRGLWFTSPTQFTITGLQVPNEAGHALQNIEVVRFNPGVTPPTFASTTNAFTSLFRAAGVSSGQIISVKIPVFAGDVIGILGATGDATNMYNSYSTGNSGTYVTHINGQPVTLNRLGMQYNLASNTARELFNSSGAISRVRMLYTTNNQVPAPPFSSTFSGATFTRGLWFTAPTSFILTGVQVPNEAGHALQNVQVVRFSPGVTPPAYSTTTDSFTSLFRSVGQPSGQVLRTFVQVNAGDVIGVLGATGDATMMHNSYSSSISGTFNGHIFGQPVTLYRLGMQFNLASTSATQLWTEAAGSISRVSLFYTRVGALRGEERTASLTLH comes from the coding sequence ATGCGAACCCCGTTCTCATGGCTGACGGACCCGCTGCGTCCGCTGGCCCTCTCCATCCTCGGCACCAGCCTGCTGGCGCCGCTGCCTGTCTTTGCGGCGGACAAGTCCTCCGCCGACGCGCGTCCCGCCGAGGAGATGCTGGCCACACGCACCTCCGCGCTGGCGCCCGCGCGCGTCGTCGACCTGGGTCGGTCCACCCCCGCTGAAGACGGGCCGAGCCGTGGCATCGCCCCGGTGTCCCATGGCCGCTATGCCCTGACCACCAGCGAGGGCCTCACCTTCCATCGCACCGACCGGCCCGTGCGCGGCCTGCGCACCATCGACGTGTCCGGCTCCTCGCTCCAGCTCTATACGTGGGACGAGCAGCAGGCGGACGGCACCCAGAAGTCGCACTACGCCTTCAGCCGCGGCGGGCTGCTGCCCGTCGGCCGCGTGCAGGAGACGACGTACCAGGTCCGCCTCCAGGAGTCGCAGTTCGACCCGCTGCGCACGCCCGAGCCCCTGCGCACGGGCATCCTGTCCGCGGACGCGGGCAACCAGCTGCACCTGGTGCAGTTCCTGGCCGCGCCCATGCCCGAGTTCCGCGAGGCCATCGAGGCCGCGGGCGGCAAGGTGCTGCGCTTCCTCACCGACCACACCTACCTGGTGGAGATGAACCGGGACGTGAAGTCGCGCGTGGCGCAGCTCGGCTACGTGCGCTGGATTGGTGACTACCACCCCGAGTACCGCCTGGAGCGCGAGCTGCGTGACTCCCTGATGGGCGTGGCGCCGCGCCTGCCGGAGACGCAGCGCTACTCCATCATGCTGGGCGAGGGCGGCCGTGGCCGCCAGGACGCCGTGGCCAGGCTGGTGGAGCGCGTGGGCGGCAAGGTCGCCCTCATCGAGGACGGCGGCCTGCGCGTCGAGGCGACGCTCACCCAGGAGCAGCTCCAGCAGGTGGTGCGCGCCAACGAGGTGCAGTTCATCGACCGGTGGGGCGGACCCGGTGAGACGGACATGAACGCCGTCCGCGAGCTGGGCGGCGCCAACCACCTGGAGACGCTGAAGGGCTGGACGGGCCAGGGGGTGCGCGGAGAAATCTTCGACACCGAGCTGCTCCCCACCCACCAGGAGTGGCCCCACACGCCCATCATCCACAGCACGGGGACCACGGGCGGCCTCCACGGCACGTCCGTCTACAGCAACATCTTCGGCCGGGGCACGGTGGCCAACGCGCGCGGAATGATTCCCAGCGGCCAGGGCATCTTCTTCCGCTACAACGAGTCCTCCCAGTTCGGCGGCGCCATCTCCCGCTACACCATCAACCAGGAGCTGACGGACCCGAACGGCCCGTACCGCGCCGTGTTCCAGACGTCGAGCGTGGGCAGCGCCCTGACGACGTCGTACACCACCATCTCCGCCGAGGTGGATGACTACCTCTTCAAGCACCCCATCCTCAGCACGCAGTCGCAGAGCAACGCGGGCAGCCGCAGCTCGCGGCCGCAGGCGTGGGCGAAGAACATCGTCTCGGTGGGCGCCTTCTACCACAACGACACCGTCAGCCGGACGGATGACGTGTGGAGCTTCAGCGGCAGCATCGGCCCCGCGGCGGACGGCCGCATCAAGCCGGACCTGTCGTACTTCTACGACATGATCCACTCGGCCACCGGCTCGGGGAACGCCAACTACACCGAGTTCGGCGGCACCAGCTCCGCGACGCCGCAGACGGCGGGCCACTTCGGCCTGCTGTTCCAGATGTGGCACAACGGCGTGTGGTCCGGCCACGGCGGCGGCGCGGACGTCTTCGCCAGCCGGCCGCAGATGGCCACCGCCAAGGCGCTGATGATCAACATGGCGCACCGCTACAACTGGCTGGCGGGCGGCAGCAACGCGGACATCGACCGCAACAAGCAGGGCTGGGGCACCTCCGACGTGAAGCGCCTGCTGGACCGCGCGTCCGTCACCAGCATCATCAACGAGACGGACGTGCTCGCCCCGCTGGGGGTCAAGGGCTACAACGTCAGCGTCGCCGCGGGGCAGACCGAGCTGAACGTCACCATGGTCTACACCGACCCGATGGGCACCGTGGGCGCCGCCCAGGCGCGCATCAACGACCTGTCGCTGCGTGTGACGTCGCCCTCGGGCGTCGTGTACTGGGGCAACAACGGCCTGACGGCGGGCAACACGTCCACCTCGGGCGGAGTGTCCAACAAGGTCGACACGGTGGAGAACGTCTTCCTGGCCAACCCCCAGGCGGGCATCTGGCGGGTGGACGTGTTCGCGGACGAGCTCGTCCAGGACGCGCGCCTGGAGACGCCGGGCGTGGTGGACGCGGACTACGGCCTGGTGGTGAGCGGCGGCCGCATCATCGCGGGCGACCCGGAGATGACCCTGCCGAGCTACGGCAGCACCTTCACCAGCCCCACGCTGACGCGCGGCCTGTGGTTCACCTCGCCCACCCAGTTCACCATCACCGGCCTGCAGGTCCCCAACGAGGCTGGCCACGCGCTGCAGAACATCGAGGTGGTGCGCTTCAACCCGGGCGTGACGCCGCCGACGTTCGCCTCCACCACCAACGCCTTCACGTCGCTGTTCCGCGCGGCGGGCGTGTCCTCCGGGCAGATCATCTCCGTGAAGATTCCCGTCTTCGCCGGTGACGTCATCGGCATCCTGGGCGCCACGGGTGACGCCACGAACATGTACAACTCGTACTCCACCGGCAACAGCGGCACGTACGTGACGCACATCAACGGCCAGCCCGTGACGCTGAACCGCCTGGGCATGCAGTACAATCTGGCCAGCAACACGGCCCGGGAGCTGTTCAACTCGTCGGGGGCCATCTCCCGCGTCCGGATGCTCTACACCACCAACAACCAGGTGCCGGCGCCGCCCTTCAGCAGCACCTTCAGCGGCGCAACCTTCACGCGCGGCCTGTGGTTCACCGCGCCCACCAGCTTCATCCTCACCGGTGTGCAGGTGCCCAACGAGGCCGGCCACGCGCTGCAGAACGTCCAGGTGGTGCGCTTCAGCCCCGGCGTGACGCCGCCCGCCTACTCCACCACCACCGACTCCTTCACGTCGCTGTTCCGCTCCGTCGGCCAGCCGTCGGGCCAGGTGCTGCGGACCTTCGTCCAGGTCAACGCTGGAGACGTGATTGGCGTGCTGGGCGCCACGGGTGACGCCACCATGATGCACAACTCGTACTCGTCCAGCATCAGCGGGACGTTCAACGGCCACATCTTCGGCCAGCCGGTGACGCTGTATCGCCTGGGCATGCAGTTCAACCTCGCGAGCACCAGCGCCACGCAGCTGTGGACCGAGGCGGCCGGCAGCATCAGCCGCGTGTCGCTGTTCTACACGCGGGTGGGCGCGCTCCGGGGCGAGGAGCGCACGGCCAGCCTGACGCTGCACTAG
- the holB gene encoding DNA polymerase III subunit delta' yields the protein MTLASVLGQPRAIDALQAALRGGAVHHAYLFAGPEGVGKELAAGGLAQALTCPEQPDVGCGTCASCTRVLKGLHPDVTWVMPDEERVSRGLAGRSDFTGTPSRELRVEQIRGLQERLALRGLESKRKVAIIVSAQTMNVQAQNAFLKTLEEPPSETTLILVASAMDKLLPTIRSRCSKVHFGPLPAELVAQRVQQERKLDAGTAALAAVMAGGSLGRALALDVDALAQRKDVITAFEALTGENAVALLRFAEAHGGSREDAEGALELLVLWTRDVALSRAGLEDSLANRDMKDLAREVASRTSEATLHRRHSLLEGTRAAIARNGAPRLQLERMLIEMLTEAAR from the coding sequence ATGACGCTCGCATCAGTGCTGGGACAGCCGCGCGCGATTGATGCACTCCAGGCGGCACTTCGGGGTGGCGCGGTCCACCATGCGTATCTCTTCGCCGGGCCTGAGGGTGTGGGCAAGGAGCTTGCGGCGGGGGGGCTGGCGCAGGCGCTCACCTGCCCGGAGCAGCCCGACGTGGGCTGCGGTACCTGCGCGAGCTGCACGCGGGTGCTCAAGGGCCTGCACCCCGACGTGACGTGGGTGATGCCGGACGAGGAGCGGGTGTCGCGCGGGCTGGCGGGGCGCTCGGACTTCACGGGCACGCCCAGCCGGGAGCTGCGCGTGGAGCAGATTCGAGGCCTCCAGGAGCGGCTGGCCCTGCGCGGGCTGGAGTCCAAGCGCAAGGTGGCCATCATCGTCTCCGCGCAGACGATGAACGTGCAGGCGCAGAACGCCTTCCTCAAGACGCTGGAGGAGCCGCCCTCGGAGACGACGCTCATCCTGGTGGCCAGCGCCATGGACAAGCTGCTGCCCACCATCCGCAGCCGGTGCAGCAAGGTGCACTTCGGCCCGCTGCCGGCGGAGCTGGTCGCCCAGCGCGTGCAGCAGGAGCGCAAGCTGGACGCGGGCACCGCCGCGCTCGCGGCCGTCATGGCCGGTGGCAGCCTGGGCCGCGCGCTGGCGCTGGATGTGGACGCGCTCGCCCAGCGCAAGGACGTCATCACCGCCTTCGAGGCGCTGACGGGGGAGAACGCGGTGGCCCTGCTGCGCTTCGCGGAGGCGCACGGCGGCTCGCGCGAGGACGCGGAGGGCGCGCTGGAGCTGCTGGTGCTGTGGACGCGCGACGTGGCGCTGTCCCGGGCCGGGCTGGAGGACTCGCTGGCCAACCGGGACATGAAGGACCTGGCTCGCGAGGTGGCCTCGCGCACCTCCGAGGCCACGCTGCACCGGCGACACTCCCTGCTGGAGGGCACGCGCGCGGCGATTGCCCGCAACGGCGCGCCCCGGCTGCAACTGGAGCGCATGCTCATCGAGATGCTCACGGAGGCCGCGCGATGA